The Aggregatilinea lenta genome includes a region encoding these proteins:
- a CDS encoding ROK family protein — MLTANHIQILQHIRISSEITCADSSQPAIVRWVGDLRSQGWMVDNRTGEHNSRGRAIAVLHINPEAGYTLGLEFGREHLIICAVDANGRGNTLARASGSSAICSRQHNLIYLFIGGLGISSGIFVNNVLLRRSLGVCGEIGHVIVEEDGRSCQCGNRGCLETVAAHQAGVSRLRHRLEKGVMSRLDTMN, encoded by the coding sequence ATGCTGACAGCAAATCACATCCAGATTTTGCAGCACATCCGCATCAGTTCCGAAATCACCTGTGCAGACTCAAGCCAGCCTGCGATTGTTCGCTGGGTAGGGGATCTCCGCTCGCAGGGGTGGATGGTGGACAACCGAACCGGCGAACATAACAGCCGGGGCCGCGCCATCGCTGTGCTGCACATCAATCCTGAAGCCGGATACACCCTGGGACTTGAGTTTGGTCGTGAACATCTAATCATTTGTGCCGTTGACGCGAATGGCCGGGGTAACACGCTGGCGCGTGCATCCGGATCCTCCGCCATTTGTAGCCGGCAACACAACCTGATCTATCTCTTCATCGGCGGGCTGGGAATTAGCTCCGGTATTTTTGTGAACAATGTGCTGCTCAGAAGGTCGTTAGGTGTATGTGGCGAAATCGGCCATGTGATCGTGGAAGAAGATGGCAGGTCCTGCCAATGCGGTAACCGGGGCTGCCTTGAAACAGTCGCTGCGCATCAGGCGGGCGTCTCCCGCTTGAGACACCGGCTTGAAAAGGGGGTGATGAGTCGACTCGATACGATGAACTAA
- a CDS encoding extracellular solute-binding protein — MRITTRLVTLLVVAALVIVALPTTLVSVAQDDEVTVVLWMHDHPPRVPVDEELIAQFEEENPNITVDYEVIPVADHDLRLRTALAAGAGPDLFNQWTGELGQFYASGVMAPLDPVAAGFADQQAVYDAYENGEQLLAGITFDGQLYGLPTEISIYSCYANNDLWEAAGLDPEADFPTTWEGLRDVAEQLTVRDGDNITQRGFDFNWSAAIFMWLQFDPMVRQLGGQLIGSDYAVSVDTPEVAQVLEYWNNWANEWNLGGPQYTGSRDAFLAGELATECSFGNWGIPQMEDAGISWSVHKAPQWEASVNDNYLDVYAYFLMVNADSSPEVQAAAWKLAGFLLEHPDRYFNEGGLFQPRKDFVASEAFQSDPVMPLFFEQMATSFYPPLVVGWNETADILANARDRVVIGGEDIEGVLGDAQAETEAALERARATLE; from the coding sequence ATGCGAATTACCACACGTCTAGTCACTCTGCTCGTCGTAGCGGCACTGGTTATCGTCGCACTCCCCACCACGCTTGTCTCGGTAGCCCAGGATGATGAGGTGACTGTGGTCCTCTGGATGCACGATCACCCGCCGCGCGTCCCCGTGGACGAAGAGTTGATCGCGCAGTTCGAAGAGGAGAATCCCAATATCACGGTCGATTACGAGGTAATCCCCGTCGCCGATCATGACCTTCGCCTCCGTACTGCGCTGGCAGCGGGGGCTGGTCCGGACCTCTTTAACCAGTGGACCGGCGAGCTGGGCCAATTCTATGCGTCCGGCGTAATGGCTCCGCTGGATCCTGTGGCGGCTGGCTTTGCCGATCAACAGGCAGTATATGATGCCTATGAGAACGGCGAACAGCTTCTGGCGGGTATCACTTTCGATGGGCAGCTTTACGGGCTGCCGACCGAGATCAGCATTTACTCGTGCTACGCGAACAACGATCTATGGGAAGCGGCGGGACTCGATCCTGAGGCTGACTTCCCGACCACCTGGGAAGGGCTGCGCGACGTGGCCGAACAGTTGACCGTGCGCGATGGCGATAACATCACGCAACGCGGCTTTGACTTCAACTGGTCTGCGGCGATCTTCATGTGGCTTCAGTTCGATCCGATGGTGCGCCAGTTGGGCGGCCAACTTATCGGGAGCGACTACGCGGTGAGCGTGGATACGCCTGAAGTCGCGCAGGTGCTGGAATACTGGAACAACTGGGCCAACGAATGGAATCTGGGCGGTCCGCAGTATACCGGCTCGCGGGACGCATTCCTCGCAGGTGAGTTGGCGACCGAGTGCAGCTTCGGCAACTGGGGCATCCCGCAGATGGAAGATGCCGGAATCAGCTGGTCTGTGCATAAGGCTCCCCAGTGGGAGGCCTCGGTCAACGACAACTACCTTGACGTCTACGCCTACTTCTTAATGGTGAACGCCGACTCTTCTCCGGAGGTTCAGGCCGCGGCGTGGAAGCTGGCGGGGTTCCTGTTGGAGCACCCGGATCGCTATTTCAACGAAGGCGGCCTATTCCAACCGCGCAAGGATTTCGTAGCGAGCGAAGCCTTCCAAAGCGACCCGGTCATGCCGCTGTTCTTTGAGCAGATGGCCACAAGTTTCTACCCACCGCTGGTCGTCGGCTGGAACGAAACCGCCGACATTCTGGCGAATGCTCGCGACCGGGTGGTGATCGGTGGCGAGGACATCGAAGGCGTGCTTGGCGACGCGCAGGCTGAAACAGAAGCCGCGTTGGAGCGCGCTCGCGCCACTCTTGAGTAG